The genomic window GGCACGTACACGTCGACAAATTCGTATTCCGGCATCGCATCTATTGTGCGGGCAGACCCCCCGTACGGATAGCGTCTGTCCCATGTCTGATGCTGCGCAGCCCACCGCTGCCGAGGTACGCGCCGCCGCCGATGCGGTAAAAGCCGCGCTCGACCGCCACCTCGAGGCCGTCGAGCGCCGTACCGGGGACGATGATCCCGCCGTCTTCGACGCATTCAACGCACTGGCCGCCGCGGCCGAGGTGTACGACGAATTCCTCTACGACCGGTACGACGAGGTCACCCCCTTCGAGATCCCGGGTGCGGAGGACTCGCTGCCGCCCTACGCGGGCCCGGAGGAGCCGCACGCGCTGAGCGTGCTGATCAGGCGCGACTACGCGGTGGCGCAGCCCGCGCGGCTGCTCGCCCAGGCACAGCGTCTCGCGGATCTCGATCCCGAGGGGCACGAGGGCGACGCGGTCCCCGTCGTCGGGGCCGGTGTGCACGCCGCGCTGGGCGTGCTCTTCGGCGAGTACGAGGCGGACGAGATCGCCTCCCGGCACAAGGAGTTCGGCCTGGAGGAGGGGGACTCGACGCTGTGGGTCTCGGCGCTGGAGGAGCTCCCCGAAGCGGGGGAGTGGCTCGGCGCACCGTTCGAGGACGCCGATCCCGAACTGGTCGTGTGCCGCTTCGACGTGAGCTCGGTCTTCGACGAGGAGGACGAGCGGGACGGCGAGCCGGACAGCGCCGTCCCCGAACGCGCCTGACCGCACAGTGAGCGGACGACGGCCCCGGTGCGCTCGGCGCACCGGGGCCGTCGTCGTGATCCGGCCGTTCGGCGGACCCGGACGTCACCGTCCGCGAAGACGGCGGGGCCGCCCCCGCGCTACGAGGCGTCCGGTGTCGGCAGCGCCTCCAGCAGGGGACGCAACCTCGTCGTCCGCTCCTGGGCGGAGACCTCCGCGACCGCGCGGGGCAGGGCCTGGTCCACGCCGTGGACCACGGACAGATGCCGCTCGCCCCTGCTGAACGCGGTGTACACCCAGGGCCGGCTCAGCCCTCCCGCCGCGTCGCCCGGCAGGACGACGACGGCCGCCGGCCACCGCATCCCCGCCGCCTGGTGGGCGCTGAGCGCCCAGCCGTGGCGTACCGCCGTCTCCACCAGTTCCTGCGGTACGACGACGGGGGCGCCGGAGCAGTCCAGGTGCAGGCCCTCGGCGTCGGCCGAGACTACGGAGCCCGGCACCGCCCTCCCCGGTGCCGGTACATGGACCACGCGGTCGCCCGGATCGAAGCCCCCGAACCGCCCCGGCCCCGGATTGAGCCGCTGCTTGAGTGCCGCGTTCAGCGCTGTCGTCCCCGCGGAGCCACCGTGCCCGACGGTGATGACCTGCGTGTCGGAGGACGGCACGCCGAGGGCGCGCGGTACCGAGTCGGCGACGAGCTGCACCGTGCGGTGGACCGCCTCTCCCGCGTCGCGTACGGGCACGATCACCACTTCCCTGCCCGGCGCCTCGACCTGCGCGAGCTCCCCGATGCCGATGCCCGAGACCAGCTCGCCGATCGGCCCGGGATCGGGCGTGCGCGAGACGACGTGCGGGCAGGCGCGCGCAGCGATCACGTCCGCGAACACACGACCGGCTCCCGCGGATGCCAGGACCCCCGGATCACCGCTCAGCACGAGCCGTGTGCCGTCGGCGAGGGACTCCACCAGCATCGCGGCCGTCTCCACGTCGAGCTGCGGGGCGTCCAGCACCACCAGCAGGTCGACGGCGAACGCACCGTCCGCCTCGCGCCCGGGACCGGCCTCGCCGGAGAGCAGGGCGGAGAGGGTGACCACTGCCTGCGGGTCACCCACGGCCGCCGCCAGCCGGTGGAGACCGTCGACGCTGTGGGTGGTGCCCACGGCACGCAGCCCGAGACCGCGAGCGGCGGCGATCAGGGCCGCGGGCTCGGCCCTGGCGCTCTCGCCTCCGCTGTGCGCGACCAGGCCCGCGGTCGCGACGGTCCGGATCAGCTCGGCCGCCGAAGGCGAGGGGGCGCCGGTGGCGGCCTCCGCCCAGTCGGCGCCCTTCTCCACGGAGTTGACCAGCCGGGCCAGGCCGTCGGCGAGGCTCTCCTCGGCCAGCGCGTACCGGTCGAGGCCGAGCAGGACGAGCACCGGCGCCTCGTCCTCCGCCCCTGCTTCCGGTCCGCCCTCGGAGTCCTCCACGGCGTCCTCCTGCTGACCGGCCGCTTCCTCCGCCGCGCCGTCGTCGCCGTCCTGGAAGACCAGCACGACGCCCTCGGCCACCGCGTGCTGGACGGCCGCGCCGGGGTCGGTCACCGCGAACCCGGACAGCGCCGTACGCACCTCGGCGGCATCCAGGGCCGTGTGTCCCCGCAGCGCCGCACGCTCCAGCAGCCAGCCGACGAGCGCCGCAGTGCGCCTCTCGTCGTCGGGGCCGCACTCCCCGCCCAGCAGCGCCCGGGCGAAAGCGTCCGCCTGCTCCGGGCGGACACCGGGCAGCGACAGCAGTTGCCAGGGGTCCTCCCGGAGGATCACGGCCGCCTGCTCGCCGAGAACCGAGGCCGCGGGACGCGCCAGTGCCTCGGGGGCCCCTCCCTCGGCGAGTACCGTCGCGGCCGAGGCGGCGGCCTCCGGGGACGCCCCCCGTGCGGTGGGCTGTTCGGGGGCCGTGGCCCCACGGGCGGGCGCGGGGGCGGCCTGCGGGGACGCCCTGCGGGGCGCCGGGGCGGACGCGGGCGAGTCGAAGAAGGCGGTGCCCGGCTTCTCGCCGCTCTCCACGGCGCGCACGGCAGCGAGCAGATCGGCGGCCGGGCCGCTCAGCTTGGCACCCGCGGCGATGGGGCCGTCCTTCCCGGCCTTGCGCTGCTCGATCCGCAGGCGCAGCTCGCGCTGCGCGGCCAGCTCGGCCGCGGCCTCCGACAGCTCGGGCGTCTGTGACGCCTGCGCGGTGTCCTGGGCGGCCGCCCCGTCCGCATCGGCGTCTCCCACGGGCTCCGGGCCCTCACCGGCATCGGCGTCCCGCGTGGCCTGCGTCTCTTCCGCGTCCTGGCTTGCGCCGGTGTCCTGCGGTGCGTCCGCGCCGTCCGCGGCCTCGGTGCCGTGCTCGCCGGCCGAACCGTCCGCGGCCGCGGCGCCGATGTCCTCGCGGCCCTCGTCGTCCTCGGCGGCGGGGTCCGGGGATTCTCCCCGGGGAAGCGCAGTCACAGCGTGCTCCAGTCCTGGTCGGGATAGCGGTGCACGGGCGCCGACACATCGTCGAGCGCCTGGCAGATCTCGTCAGGAAGACTAAGCGCCTCCACTGACAACGCCTCGGTCAGCTGCCGCGCGTTGCGCGCGCCGACGACCGGCGCCACCACTCCCGGCCGGTCGCGCACCCAGGCCAGGGCGACCTGCAGAGGCGTCGTGGAGAGGCCGTCGGCCGCTGTGGCCACCGCATCCACGATCCGGCGCGCCGGATCGTCGAGATACGGCTCGACGAACGGAGCGAGCTGCTCCGAGGCGCCCCGGGAGTCCGACGGGGTGCCGGTGCGGTACTTGCCCGTCAGGACCCCGCGGCCCAGGGGCGACGACGGAAGGAGCCCCACCCCGAGATCCAGTGCCGCAGGCAGCACCTCCCGTTCGACGCCCCGCTGGACCAGCGAATACTCCATCTGGGTGCACGCCAGCCGGGTGCGCACCCCGGGCGCGGCGAGCTGCCAGGTCGCGGCCTTGGCCAGTTGCCAGCCGCTGAAGTCGGAGACACCCGCGTACCGCACGCGTCCCGACGACACCGCGAGGTCGAGCGCCTGCAGGGTCTCCTCCAGCGGGGTCACGGGGTCGAACGCGTGGATCTGCCACAGGTCGACGTAGTCCGTCCCGAGCCGCCTCAGGGACGCGTCCAGTGCGGCGAGAAGATGTCCCCGCGAGCCGTCGACGCGCCGGTAGGGGTCGGCCACGCTGCCCGCCTTGGTCGAGATGACCAGATCCTGCCGGGGCACCAGCTTGTCCAGAAGGCGGCCCAGCAGGTACTCGGCCTCCCCGTCGGCGTAGACGTCGGCGGTGTCCACCAGGGTGCCGCCGACGTCCCAGAAGGCCTTGAGCTGGTCGGCGGCGTCGTGCTCGTCGGTGTCCCGGCCCCAGGTGAGGGTGCCCAGCCCGATACGGGACACGCGAAGGCCGGTTCGGCCGAGATGCCTCTGCTCCATGGGCGCTGAGGTTACTGGCCGGGGCCCCGGCCGGTGGAAGCCTGTGGACAACCTGCGCCCGGGGGCGAGCCTGCCGGATTCCGGCCCCCCGCGCTAGAGTCCCGGGCACAGGAACGTTACTGATCAGTAGAGGGAGCGTGGCTATGCGGCTCGGCATCAATCTCGGTTACTGGGGTGCGGGCATGGACGGCGACAACCTCGCCGTCGCCCAGGAGGCGGACCGGCTCGGCTACGACGTCTGCTGGGCCGCCGAGGCCTATGGCTCCGACGTACCGACGGTGCTTGCCTGGGTCGCCGCCCGGACCGAGTCCATCGACGTCGGCTCCGCCATCATGCAGATCCCGGCCCGCCAGCCCGCGATGACGGCCATGACGGCCGCCACGCTCGACTCCCTCTCCGGGGGCCGCTTCCGCCTGGGGCTCGGCGTCTCGGGACCGCAGGTCTCGGAGGGCTGGTACGGCGTCAAGTTCGACAAGCCGCTGGCCCGCACGCGCGAGTACGTCGAGATCGTGCGCCGGGCCATGTCCCGCGAGCGGCTGTCCTACGAGGGTGAGCACTGGACCCTGCCGCTGCCCGACGGCCCCGGCAAGCCCATCAAGCTGACCGTCCACCCGCAGCGCGAGCACATCCCGCTGTACATCGCCGCGATCGGCCCCAAGAACCTGGAGCAGACCGGCGAGATCGCCGATGGAGCCCTCCTGATCTTCCCGTCCGCCGAGCACATCGAGGAGATGGCGATCAAGCACCTGCGGGCCGGACGGGAGAAGGCCGGGAAGACGATGGACGGGTTCGACGTCTGTCCGACCCTCCCCCTGGCGATCGGTGACGACATCAACGGCCTCGCCGACATGTTCCGCCCCTACACCGCGCTCTACGTCGGCGGCATGGGCAGCCGCAAGCAGAACTTCTACAACCAGCTCGCCCAGCGCATGGGGTACGAGAAGGAAGCGGCCGAGATCCAGGACAAGTACCTGTCCGGCGACAAGGCCGGCGCGGCGGCAGCCGTGCCGCACCAGCTCATCGACCAGACCACGCTGCTCGGCTCGGTCGAGCGGATCGCCGACCGGATGCGGGCCTACGCCGAGGCCGGCGTCACGACGCTGACCCTCGCTCCCGCCGGCTTCACGCTCGACGAGCGCCTCGCGGCCCTGCGGGCGGGCACCGACGCCCTGGAGCGTTCCGGCGTCGCGGCGTAACGGAGCAGAACCCTCCGGACACGGCACGGGAGGGGAGCACTACGGCCGTGGTGGGGGCTCGGGGGGTCCTCCCCGCCACGGCCGTCACGGGGAACAACGCGTCGCGCCGCTCCCGGTTACGCCCCGTACCCCTCCCGGGGAGCCGCAGCCGGTCCGGGAGGCCTACGGCGCCCGTTCGGCCCTGCCCCGCCCCGCTCGTGTTGCCTACCGGGCCGTACCGAATTTGACTGTGTCTCTGCGGACACCGGTGCGAAAGGTGGCAGTGATGCTCTCGGCAAAGAGTCTGTTCCAGGAGATCCTCGACAACGACGAGTCCTTCCGGCTGTTCTGCTCGATCGCCGCGGGCGGGGAGGCCCAGGGCGGCTGGGAGAACGGGCGCATCGCCGCCCTGGTGCCCCCGGGACTGAGTGAGCTCGCCCCCAAGGTCGCCCGGCACGGTGCCGACGAGGACAAGCACGGCCGGATCTTCAACGCGCTGCTGAAACAACGCGGACTCCAGCTCGTGTCGGTGCCCTACGAGACCGACTACACCCTCCTGCTGGAGCGTCACGGCATCGGCCTGGCCCATGAGCGGCTCAGCCGCGAGGAGCCCCTCACCGAACGGGACATCATCGTCTACCTGGCCCACAGCAGGGTCACCGAGCAGCGGGCCTCCGAACAGATGCGGCTCCTGCTGCGGCACTTCTCCGAGCACCCGGTGCTCGGCCGCGCCGTGAGGATGATCTCGCGCGACGAGGACAACCACCTCGCGTACTGCCACGAGGAACTCCTCCGCTTCGCCCGGGCCGGACACGGCCGGACGATCCAGTCCGTCCTGCGGGAGTGCGCCCACGCGGAGATCCGCGTCTACCGCGACGTCAGCCTCGCCGTGATGCGTCACATGGGCGAGGTCCTGCGCTGGTCCCGCGCCAAGAGCACGCTGCTGACCGCCGGCATCCACGCGATGTACGCGTACGAGCGGCTGGTGGGCTGGCAGCGGATGGTGAGCCTGCGCCAGCCCGTGCTGCGTGACGCGCTGGGCGCCCCGGCCGTCCCGGAGACCGAGTTCGCCTGAGGGCCGCGACGTGCCTACATCCAGCCACGCCGCTTGAACATGCGGTACAGGCTGAAGACCGCGACGCCCATCAACGCGATCACCGTCGGATAGGTCCACACCTGGTCGAGCTCGGGCATGTGCTCGAAGTTCATGCCGTAGATGCCCGCCACCAGGGTCGGCACCGCGGCCATGGCGGCCCAGGCCGAGATCTTCCTCATGTCGTCGTTCTGCCGCACACCGACCTGCGCCAGGTGCGCCGAGAGGATGTCCGAGAGCAGCCGGTCCAGGCCCTCCACGTGTTCGACGGCACGGGTCAGGTGGTCGTTCACGTCGCGGAAGAACGGCTGCGATCCGGCGTCGACGAACGGCACACCCGCGCCGGAGAGCCGGGCCATCGGGCCGCTCAGCGGGTTGGTCGCCCTGCGGAACTCCAGTACCTGCCGCTTGAACGTGTAGATGGCCGCGGCCGTGTTCGTGGTGTCGCGCGAGCCGGTCGGTGCGAACACCTGGGCCTCCAGCTCCTCCAGGTCGACCTGGAGCTCGGCGGCGACCTCGATGTAGTGGTCGACCACCGCGTCGCTGACCGCGTACAGCACCGACGTGGGCCCGTGCCTGAGGACCTCGGGCTCCGCCTCCAGACGACGCCGTACGGCAGCCAGCGGCGCGCCTTCCCCGTGCCGCACCGTGACGACGAAGGAATCCCCTATGAACAGCATGAGCTCCCCGGCGCTCACGGTGTCGCTCTCCTGCTCGTAGACCACCGGCTTGATGACCACGAACAGGGAGTCGTCGTAGATCTCCAGCTTGGGCCGCTGATGGGCGCGCAGGGCGTCCTCGACGGCCAGGGGGTGCAGCGCGAACTCACTGGTGACGTGTTCGAACTCCTCCGCCGTCGGCTCGTGCAGCCCGATCCAGACGAACGCGTCGCCCGCAGCCCGCGCCTCGTCCAGGGCATCGGAGAAGTCGGCGGGACCATCGGTCCTGCGCCCGTCCCGGTAAATTCGGCAGTCGACGATCACTTGCGGCATTCTTCCCCGCCCGCGTGCTTCCACGCACCTTTACGCTGGCAGGCATGCCCACGCTCATCCTCGTACGCCATGGACGCTCGACCGCCAACACCGCCGGAGTGCTCGCCGGACGGACTCCGGGGGTCTCCCTCGACGAACGCGGCGCCGCCCAGGCCGCCGCCCTGCCCGGCAGGCTGTCCGGCATCGCCCTCGCGGCAGCCGTCAGCAGCCCTCTGCAGCGCTGCCGCGAAACCCTCCAGCCGCTCCTGGACGCCCGCCCGGACCTCGTGTCGCACACGGAGGACCGGATCAGCGAGTGCGACTACGGGGAGTGGTCGGGCCGCAAGCTGGCCGAACTCTCCGACGAACCCCTGATGAAGGTCGTCCAGCAGCACCCCTCCGCCGCGGCGTTCCCCGGCGGCGAGTCGATGCGCGGCATGCAGACCCGGGCCGTCGAGGCGGTGCGTGAGTGGAACGACCGCATCGAGGCCGAGCACGGCGAGGACGCCACCTACGTCATGTGCTCGCACGGCGACATCATCAAGGCGATCGTCGCCGACGCCCTCGGCATGCACCTCGATCTCTTCCAGCGCGTCCACGCGGACCCGTGCTCGGTCACCGCGATCCGCTACACCCGCCTGCGGCCCTTCCTGCTCCGCCTCGGCGACACCGGCGACCTCGCGTCCCTCGCGCCCCGCGAGCAGGCACTCGGGGCCGACGCGGCGGGTGACACGACGACGGACGCGGCCGTCGGCGGCGGCGCTGGGGCGCCGTGATCGCTCGGCGCAGTAGGGTGGACGCGCCGTAGCGGCCTCGTGGGTGAATCCCGCAGGGCCCGGGGCCGACCCCCATTCGCCATCACATTCAAGGGAGACAGGACGTGTCCCGTCAGGTGTTCCTCTACGACCCCCCGGACCGTTTCGTGGCCGGTACGGTCGGGCTGCCTGGCCGCCGTACGTTTTTCCTGCAGGCGACCTCGAGCGGACGGGTCACGAGCGTGGCCCTGGAGAAGACCCAGGTCGCCGCGTTGGCCGAACGGATCGACGAACTCCTCGACGAGGTCGTCCGGCGGACCGGCGGCAACTCACCCGTGCCGGCCGTGGCACCCACGGACGTCGCCGACACCGCCCCGCTGGACGCCCCCGTGGAGGAGGAGTTCAGGGTCGGCACGATGGCGCTCGCCTGGGACGGCGACGAGCAGCGCATGATCGTCGAGGCGCAGGCCCTCGTCGAGCTGGACGCCGACTCCGACGACGACCTCGCCGAAGCCGAGGAAAGGCTCCTGCAGGACGAGGAGAACGGCCCGCCGATGCTCCGCGTACGGCTGAGCGGCGCGCAGGCGCGGGCCTTCGCCAAGCGGGCCCTGGACGTCGTGAACGCGGGCCGCCCGCCCTGCCCGCTGTGCAGCCTCCCCCTCGACCCGGAAGGACACGTATGCCCGCGCCAGAACGGATACCGTCGCGGGGCCTGACGGAGGCCGGGCTGCGCACCCTGCTCACCGAGGGGGAGCTCACGGTCCTCGGGCAGGTCAGGGGCGCGTCGAACGCGGTGCTCTACTGCATGGTGGCGTACGACGGCGAGGAACGCACCTGCGTCTACAAACCGGTCGCCGGGGAGCAGCCGCTGTGGGACTTCCCCGACGGCAACCTCGCCCGGCGCGAGGTCGCGGCCTACGAGGTCTCCGAAGCCACCGGCTGGGGCCTCGTGCCCCCCACGGTGCTGCGCGAGGGCCCCTACGGCGAGGGGATGTGCCAGCTGTGGATCGAGGCGGAGGAGACCGCGGACGGTGACGCCGGCCAGGCCCACGGCCTGCCGCCGCTGCTCGCGCTCGTCGAGGGCGAGGAGCCGGACGACGGCTGGAAGGCGGTGGGATTCGCCGAGGTGGGGGAGGGGCGGACCGCGTTGCTGGTGCACGCCGACGACCCCCGGCTCCGCCGCCTCGCCGTGTTGGACGCCGTGATCAACAACGGGGACCGCAAGGGCGGGCACCTGCTGCCGGCGCCCGGCGGCCGGCTGTACGGCATCGACCACGGTGTCACCTTCAACGCGGACGACAAGCTGCGGACCCTGCTGTGGGGATGGGCGGGTGAGCCGCTTACGGCGGAGGCCGTGGACGTGCTCGGCGTGCTCTCCGCCGGCCTGGCACCCGGTACGGCGCTCGCCACCCGGCTGGCGGAACTGATCACGCCCGCGGAACTCGACGCCCTGCGGGCCCGGGTGGACGCCCTGCGCACGTCCGGGCGCCATCCGCAGCCCAGCGGTGAGTGGCCCGCGATCCCGTGGCCCCCGGTCTGACGGCCGACGTCCCCACGCGGCCCACCGCCGGACGGCAGCCCTCCCGGGCCCGTCCGGCGGGCGCCGTGCCGCGGCCGGCGGAACCCACGCCGGGAGGCGCCGCGGACGAGGGGCAGCCGACGGCGGCGTTTCGCGCAAGACCGCCTCTTCGGCCACGATCCGTCATCCGGTTCGTATCCGGAAGCGTCGTCCGGTTACGCTCATGACATGCATGCCTGGCCCGCTTCTGAGGTCCCCGCCCTGCCTGGCAAGGGCCGCGACCTTCGGATCCACGACACCGCGACCGGCGGACGGATCACCCTTGACCCCGGTCCCGTCGCCCGCATCTACGTCTGCGGCATCACGCCGTACGACGCGACCCACATGGGTCATGCGGCGACCTACAACGCGTTCGACCTCGTTCAGCGCGTGTGGCTCGACACCAAGCGGCAGGTTCACTACGTCCAGAACGTGACCGACGTGGATGATCCGCTGCTGGAGCGGGCCGTGCGCGACGGCGAGGACTGGACCGAACTCGCGGAGCGCGAGACGACCCTCTTCCGGGAGGACATGACCGCTCTGCGCATGCTCCCCCCGAAGCACTACATCGGGGCGGTGGAGGCGATACCCGGCATCGTCCCGCTCGTCGAACGCCTCCGGGACGCGGGCGCCGCCTACGAACTCGACGGCGACGTGTACTTCTCGGTCGAGAGCGACCCCCACTTCGGCGAGGTCTCCGGTCTCGACGCCGAGGCGATGCGCCTGCTCTCCGCCGAGCGCGGCGGTGACCCGGAGCGCCCCGGCAAGAAGAACCCGCTCGACCCGATGCTGTGGATGGCCGCCCGCGAGGGCGAGCCGAGCTGGGACGGGGGCACGCTCGGCCGCGGCAGGCCCGGCTGGCACATCGAGTGCGTCGCGATCGCGCTGGACCACCTCGGCATGAGCTTCGACGTCCAGGGCGGCGGTTCCGACCTGGCCTTCCCGCACCACGAGATGGGCGCTTCGCACGCCCAGGTGCTGACGGGCGAGCACCCGTTCGCCCGCGCCTACGTACACGCCGGCATGGTCGCCCTCGGCGGCGAGAAGATGTCCAAGTCCAAGGGCAACCTGGTCTTCGTCTCGGCGCTGCGCCGGGACGACGTCGACCCCGCGGCGATCAGGCTCTCCCTGCTCGCGCACCACTACCGGTCCGACTGGGAGTGGACGGACCAGGTGCTCGCCGACGCGGTCGAGCGCCTGGCGCGGTGGCGTGCCGCAGTCTCCCGGCCCGACGGACACTCCGCGGAAGCCCTGGTCGAGGAGGTCCGGGAGGCACTGGCCGACGACCTGGACGCCCCGGCCGCCCTTGCCGCCGTGGACCGGTGGGCGGCCCGGCAGAACGCCGAGGGGGGCACGGACGAGGGCGCGCCCGGCGTCGTCTCCCGCACCGTGGACGCACTCCTCGGCGTCGCGCTGTAACCCGCCGGCCGGCGAGACGGCCCCGGGCCCCGCGAGAG from Streptomyces sp. NBC_01341 includes these protein-coding regions:
- a CDS encoding ferritin-like domain-containing protein; the protein is MLSAKSLFQEILDNDESFRLFCSIAAGGEAQGGWENGRIAALVPPGLSELAPKVARHGADEDKHGRIFNALLKQRGLQLVSVPYETDYTLLLERHGIGLAHERLSREEPLTERDIIVYLAHSRVTEQRASEQMRLLLRHFSEHPVLGRAVRMISRDEDNHLAYCHEELLRFARAGHGRTIQSVLRECAHAEIRVYRDVSLAVMRHMGEVLRWSRAKSTLLTAGIHAMYAYERLVGWQRMVSLRQPVLRDALGAPAVPETEFA
- the mshC gene encoding cysteine--1-D-myo-inosityl 2-amino-2-deoxy-alpha-D-glucopyranoside ligase, with the translated sequence MHAWPASEVPALPGKGRDLRIHDTATGGRITLDPGPVARIYVCGITPYDATHMGHAATYNAFDLVQRVWLDTKRQVHYVQNVTDVDDPLLERAVRDGEDWTELAERETTLFREDMTALRMLPPKHYIGAVEAIPGIVPLVERLRDAGAAYELDGDVYFSVESDPHFGEVSGLDAEAMRLLSAERGGDPERPGKKNPLDPMLWMAAREGEPSWDGGTLGRGRPGWHIECVAIALDHLGMSFDVQGGGSDLAFPHHEMGASHAQVLTGEHPFARAYVHAGMVALGGEKMSKSKGNLVFVSALRRDDVDPAAIRLSLLAHHYRSDWEWTDQVLADAVERLARWRAAVSRPDGHSAEALVEEVREALADDLDAPAALAAVDRWAARQNAEGGTDEGAPGVVSRTVDALLGVAL
- a CDS encoding ATP-dependent RecD-like DNA helicase; amino-acid sequence: MTALPRGESPDPAAEDDEGREDIGAAAADGSAGEHGTEAADGADAPQDTGASQDAEETQATRDADAGEGPEPVGDADADGAAAQDTAQASQTPELSEAAAELAAQRELRLRIEQRKAGKDGPIAAGAKLSGPAADLLAAVRAVESGEKPGTAFFDSPASAPAPRRASPQAAPAPARGATAPEQPTARGASPEAAASAATVLAEGGAPEALARPAASVLGEQAAVILREDPWQLLSLPGVRPEQADAFARALLGGECGPDDERRTAALVGWLLERAALRGHTALDAAEVRTALSGFAVTDPGAAVQHAVAEGVVLVFQDGDDGAAEEAAGQQEDAVEDSEGGPEAGAEDEAPVLVLLGLDRYALAEESLADGLARLVNSVEKGADWAEAATGAPSPSAAELIRTVATAGLVAHSGGESARAEPAALIAAARGLGLRAVGTTHSVDGLHRLAAAVGDPQAVVTLSALLSGEAGPGREADGAFAVDLLVVLDAPQLDVETAAMLVESLADGTRLVLSGDPGVLASAGAGRVFADVIAARACPHVVSRTPDPGPIGELVSGIGIGELAQVEAPGREVVIVPVRDAGEAVHRTVQLVADSVPRALGVPSSDTQVITVGHGGSAGTTALNAALKQRLNPGPGRFGGFDPGDRVVHVPAPGRAVPGSVVSADAEGLHLDCSGAPVVVPQELVETAVRHGWALSAHQAAGMRWPAAVVVLPGDAAGGLSRPWVYTAFSRGERHLSVVHGVDQALPRAVAEVSAQERTTRLRPLLEALPTPDAS
- the corA gene encoding magnesium/cobalt transporter CorA, with translation MPQVIVDCRIYRDGRRTDGPADFSDALDEARAAGDAFVWIGLHEPTAEEFEHVTSEFALHPLAVEDALRAHQRPKLEIYDDSLFVVIKPVVYEQESDTVSAGELMLFIGDSFVVTVRHGEGAPLAAVRRRLEAEPEVLRHGPTSVLYAVSDAVVDHYIEVAAELQVDLEELEAQVFAPTGSRDTTNTAAAIYTFKRQVLEFRRATNPLSGPMARLSGAGVPFVDAGSQPFFRDVNDHLTRAVEHVEGLDRLLSDILSAHLAQVGVRQNDDMRKISAWAAMAAVPTLVAGIYGMNFEHMPELDQVWTYPTVIALMGVAVFSLYRMFKRRGWM
- a CDS encoding aldo/keto reductase, whose translation is MEQRHLGRTGLRVSRIGLGTLTWGRDTDEHDAADQLKAFWDVGGTLVDTADVYADGEAEYLLGRLLDKLVPRQDLVISTKAGSVADPYRRVDGSRGHLLAALDASLRRLGTDYVDLWQIHAFDPVTPLEETLQALDLAVSSGRVRYAGVSDFSGWQLAKAATWQLAAPGVRTRLACTQMEYSLVQRGVEREVLPAALDLGVGLLPSSPLGRGVLTGKYRTGTPSDSRGASEQLAPFVEPYLDDPARRIVDAVATAADGLSTTPLQVALAWVRDRPGVVAPVVGARNARQLTEALSVEALSLPDEICQALDDVSAPVHRYPDQDWSTL
- a CDS encoding LLM class F420-dependent oxidoreductase — its product is MRLGINLGYWGAGMDGDNLAVAQEADRLGYDVCWAAEAYGSDVPTVLAWVAARTESIDVGSAIMQIPARQPAMTAMTAATLDSLSGGRFRLGLGVSGPQVSEGWYGVKFDKPLARTREYVEIVRRAMSRERLSYEGEHWTLPLPDGPGKPIKLTVHPQREHIPLYIAAIGPKNLEQTGEIADGALLIFPSAEHIEEMAIKHLRAGREKAGKTMDGFDVCPTLPLAIGDDINGLADMFRPYTALYVGGMGSRKQNFYNQLAQRMGYEKEAAEIQDKYLSGDKAGAAAAVPHQLIDQTTLLGSVERIADRMRAYAEAGVTTLTLAPAGFTLDERLAALRAGTDALERSGVAA
- a CDS encoding DUF3090 domain-containing protein; this encodes MSRQVFLYDPPDRFVAGTVGLPGRRTFFLQATSSGRVTSVALEKTQVAALAERIDELLDEVVRRTGGNSPVPAVAPTDVADTAPLDAPVEEEFRVGTMALAWDGDEQRMIVEAQALVELDADSDDDLAEAEERLLQDEENGPPMLRVRLSGAQARAFAKRALDVVNAGRPPCPLCSLPLDPEGHVCPRQNGYRRGA
- a CDS encoding histidine phosphatase family protein; the encoded protein is MPTLILVRHGRSTANTAGVLAGRTPGVSLDERGAAQAAALPGRLSGIALAAAVSSPLQRCRETLQPLLDARPDLVSHTEDRISECDYGEWSGRKLAELSDEPLMKVVQQHPSAAAFPGGESMRGMQTRAVEAVREWNDRIEAEHGEDATYVMCSHGDIIKAIVADALGMHLDLFQRVHADPCSVTAIRYTRLRPFLLRLGDTGDLASLAPREQALGADAAGDTTTDAAVGGGAGAP
- a CDS encoding SCO1664 family protein codes for the protein MPAPERIPSRGLTEAGLRTLLTEGELTVLGQVRGASNAVLYCMVAYDGEERTCVYKPVAGEQPLWDFPDGNLARREVAAYEVSEATGWGLVPPTVLREGPYGEGMCQLWIEAEETADGDAGQAHGLPPLLALVEGEEPDDGWKAVGFAEVGEGRTALLVHADDPRLRRLAVLDAVINNGDRKGGHLLPAPGGRLYGIDHGVTFNADDKLRTLLWGWAGEPLTAEAVDVLGVLSAGLAPGTALATRLAELITPAELDALRARVDALRTSGRHPQPSGEWPAIPWPPV